The window gCCTCTGCCATCATACTTTCACAGAGATTCTACGAGCATGGAGATGATATGCTAGTCACTCCTGATGCATCTCTTAAACCTTCCATGGATATCTTCGCCGTGGGGTGAGTcctaatattatttaatatctcTAGCGTAAACATGACAATTCATGTGACTTATGAACACATGAGATATTTGAGAAATGTGTTTGTTGAAACGTTCAGAATTTTAAAACTTCatgttttttgtttacaaatgccttttaatttcaaatttgaagTTTTAAATGTTTAGTCATGTGAATTCTTAGATTTACTGATATGTAAATTAAAGTGCTAGAAAGTTGCGAGAAGAAATGTCTCTCGAACTAGTGGTTGAAATTGCTTGCAAAAACTGAGTTATCAACATTTTAAGCACCACCCTTCCTCCCCGGAAGAAGGCCGGACAATGCTTAAAAAATCTGCGATGATATTGGTTGCTGAATCTAGTTTTCTGATGGGGGGCTTTCGTTTTTCGGGGATATGTAAGCCATGATTTACTACAGCTAATTGTTGATGATGGATCCATAGAAATTGCTAATTTAGTAAGAAAGACTCAGTGCCGTTCTGGCACTTAAAGTTGGCtataacttgtttttttttcttttttttttatgtgtggtGGTTGAGGTGCGTAATTGCTGAGCTTTTCCTGGAGGGTCATCCACTATTCGAACTTTCTCAGCTTCTTGCTTATCGGAGAGGCCAATATGATCCTACCCAACATCTTGAGAAGGTACTTCTACTAAATGCAATTCCTCATTTACTATTTTCTATCAATTGAATATTAAAAGTTGAAACAtggatttatttttttcctgttATCTACTATGGCCttgctttatttatttgttgacTTCATTTTTCCCCAGAAAGTTAAGTTTCAAATTATTTAAGCTcagataatttttttaagatgaaaataaacataatattttTTAGTTGTTGAGTTTATTGTCTTCTTTGAGCTTCCTTGCCTTTGTCTTCCAACCATAAGTGTTTTTGACTCAGCTCTTGTAATTTTTGTACTTACATTGGCTTATTAATTGATCAAATGATGTCTACTGTCTTCCAGATCCCTGATCCAGGAGTACGGAAGATGATTCTTCACATGATTCAGTTGAATCCCGATGAGCGACTATCTGCTGAAGGTTATTTGCAGAGTTATGCTGGCATTGCGTTTCCTAACTATTTTTCACCATTTCTGCACAACTTATATTCATGTTTGAGCTCACTTGACTCTGATGCAAGGGTAATCAAAGCTTTTGTACGGTCTTACTGCTTTCAATGCTTCTGTGATTTGGATCTAATGTTTTATATTGGCTATAATTTTTGTAGGTTGTAATGTGTCAGAGCGCGTTTCTTGAAATAGTTAAGCAGATGAAAACCAATAATTTTGGCACCGAGACAAATGGAGGACTTGGGATAACATCCAACGATCCTGCTATCAAGATTTCTCAACAAATGGTCTCGAAACAAGTTCTAAGCTATTCCAAAGTCTCTTCGAAAAAGGAAATCTTGACGAGAGGCTTGGCTAATGAAGGAATTGAGCTCCTTGGTGATTTAAGTGCGTTACTTAGGGACGTGGATCACTCAAATCATTTTTCTAGTGATAAAACGAATCAGGACGATACATCTAAAATTCACTTTTTGCACACACAGGAGGTGTATAACTTACAATCTCCTAATCTGCTTCAAACCATTTCTGATATGTTTAAGAAACGGGAACATGCCTTTTTGAAGAATATCACTATTGATGACTTGAAATCATTGATGTCGGACTACGACAGTGAATCAGATACGTATCGCATGCCCTTTCTACAGCTACCTCCTGATGAAACTCGTTGTGAAGGTATGGTCCTCATTGCTTCGCTGCTATGCTCATGCATACGTAATGTCAAGTTTCCTCAGCTGCGGCGTTGTTGTATACTCTTGTTGAggtatttatctatatatatcgatGACGAAGATCGACTTCAGCGTGTGCTCCCATATGTGATTGTTATGCTATCGGACTCAGCTGCCATTGTTCGCTGTGCTGCCTTGGAGACTTTGTGTGATATATTGCCATTAGTTAGGGAATTTCCTCTCAGTGATGCCAAAATCTTTCCTGAATACATTCTACCTATGCTTTCTACGCTTCCCGATGATTCCGAGGAAAGTGTGCGGATTTGTTATGCGAGCAACATATCCAAACTCGCTTTAACATCGTATGGATTTTTAGTTCATTCAATAAGATTGAGTGAGGCTGGTGTGTTAGATGTATTGAGTGCACCACAGAAGTCTCTGGCACCATCGACTGATAATCGTCAGGCACTTTTAGCATACAGCAATAAAGAACTTGCTCATCTCAGAAAATCCATAGCTGAGGTTGTTCAGGAACTTGTTATGGGGCCGAAGCAAACACCCAATATTAGGAGGGCTCTTTTGTTGGATATTGCTGGTTTGTGTTGTTTCTTTGGCCAAAGACAGAGCAATGATTTTCTGTTGCCTATGCTTCCTGCATTCCTTAATGACCGTGACGAGCAGCTCAGGACTGTTTTCTACAGGCAGATAGTGTATGTTTGCTTTTTTGTTGGCCAAAGAAGTGTCGAGGAATATCTTTCTCCGTATATTGAGCAGGCTTTGAGTGATACAAATGAAGGTGTTATATCGCATACATTGGATTGTTTGACTGTACTGTGTAATAGTGGTTTATTACGGAAAAGGCTGCTACTTGAAATGATAGAACATGCCTTTCCGTTGTTATGTTATCCTAGCCAATGGGTCAGGAGGTCAGTTGCATCTTTCATTGCTGCGAGTAGTGAGAGTCTTGGTGCTGTGGACTCCTTTGTATTTTTAGCCCCAGTTGTTCGCCCTTTTCTGCGGCGGCAGCCAGCTTCCTTGGCTTCTGTGAAGGCTCTTCTTTCATGCTTAAAATCTCCTGTTTCTCGACAGGTATTTTACCAAGTATTAGAAAATGCCCGGGGATCAGACATGCTGGAGAGACAGAGAAAGATTTGGTACAATACATCTCAAGCTAAACAATGGGATGCTGTTGATTTGCTGAAACAAAATGAGGAATTGCTTTCCCTGGAGAAGTGGCCAGACAGTCATCAAGTACTTGAGGATCAGAATGTTGGTGGGCTTTCTGTTGACCAAATAGAGACGACGGAAAGTGATAGTACAGAGGCCAAATTGAGAGCTTTGAGCGGTTGTATTGGCCATGCTTCTAGTATAATTGATAGTAGGGATCCTCTTTCGTCTGAAAAGTTACAGTTCTCTGGCTTAATTACTCCTCAGCTTAGTAGTATTAATAGCATCCTTCATGAAAATTCATCAGAAAACATACCCCTTTATTCTTTCTCTCTAGACAGAAGAGGATTGGGGAATACACAAGCAGTATCCGACACTTCGTTGCAGCCGAGCTTACTAGGATTAAGCTCATCTACTACACCTTGGCTGGATTCAGTAAACAAACCATTTGGCATGCCAAGTTCAGTGCCTTCACCCAGGCTTGTCTCGGGGTCATTCAGCATTGCCAATGGCACTAAACAGTTCCATCGTGTGGTACATGAGCCGGAATCCCGGGAAAGTGACCAAGCATCGTATATAAGCAGCAAATTTCAAGATTTGGGAATTTCTAGCAGTAGCAGTACAAAAGGAAGTTCAACATCTGTTGAGGACGCTCCTTCATCGAGTGAAGTTTCTGGATCACCATCTGTTTCACGGTCTTCAGTGCTTCCTGACTCCGGGTGGAAACCTCGTGGAGTGTTGGTTGCTCATCTACAGGAACATCGCTCTGCTGTGAATGATATTGCTGTTTCAACGGACCAGAGCTTTTTTGTTAGTGCATCTGATGATTCAACTGTGAGGGTTTGGGACTCAAGGAAGTTAGAGAAGGATATTTCATTTAGGTCTAAATTGACTTATTCCTTGGAGAGTAGCCGGGCATTGTGCATAACAATGATTCGGGGTTCTGCACAAGTTGTTGTTGGTGCATGTGATGGCAGCATTCACTTGTTTTCCGTGGATTACATTTCCCGAGGCCTAGGCCATGTTGTTGAGAAGTATTCAGGTGTTGCTGATGTCAAGAAGAAGGATGTTGGAGAAGGTGCCGTTCTTAGTCTTGTCAACTACTCTGCTGATCCGTCATCAAGCCACTTGGTTATGTACAGCACTCAGAATTATGGTATTCATCTCTGGGACACCAGGGCTAATACTGATTCATGGACACTGAAATCACTTCCTGAGGAGGGTTATATCTCTACTTTGGAAACTGATCCTTGTGGTAACTGGTTCATATCAGGATCGTCTAGGGGTGTATTGACTTTATGGGATCTTAGGTTTCGTATACCGGTCAACACATGGCAATATCCTCGTACATGCCCTATAGAAACCATGTGTCTCTATGTTCCACAACCAAATACTCCTTTTTCTTCTATGGCTAGGCCTCTTGTATATGTTGCTGCTGGTTGTAATGAAGTGTCTCTTTGGAATGCAGAAACTGGAAGCTGCCATCAGGTACATATCCAGTTCTATTTTTGTCTGCTGGTCAAAATGAACAGTTCTCGAAACATGACGTGGTCATGTTTTGTCGGGGGTACTGGTAGTTACGAATATCATACATGAGGTGTTTGGTTCACGGCTTTTTGCTTGGCTTTTTGGCTGGCTTTTTGCTTAGCTTTTTGATTGGCTTTTTGCTATTggtttgttggttggtcaaacagccaaaaaaagtgtttggtaaatggcttttaaacGAGCTGAAAAtctggcttttaagccaaaatgaaaagcTGCTCCAACTAGCTTTTTaggttggcttttggcttgttgacccacttctttttttttatttttttactttttctctaataaacatcCAACAACCAATACTTAAAGTTATTAATTTtagttggtcaaacaagccaactatAGAATCCAACGACCAACAGCCAACCGCTAATTGCCAAACAACCCCACAGAGATTTTCCTTGCAGCTTGTTCATATAATAACTTAGAAGTTAGAGGGATTGGGTTAATGAAATCTCATAACAAACACTAAATAATGAAATGAGTTAAGTGAATCCATTACTTGAACCTCAaaagttcataccaaacaatTCCTTAGTTTCCACTAGTCTCGAATTACCACTTATTGTtaaacaacttatttttttgtgtttctgTTATAACTCCAAACAAACATATGCTATTTCTGTTTGCTTTTGTATCTTGCACAACTCTTGTTTCGAAAAGGAAAATATGATCatgttttttagaatttttttgcTTTGGACCTAAATGTCTCCTAGTTAAAACACTTGTCATGTAAGATGTAAAAAACTGTACGTGTCCATTTTTAATAAAGCAAAAGTTAAAACACTTCTTTGGTTTCGGATTAAAGTGACCATAAAATAGCTCGTTATATCATGTGCATTTCTTATTTGTATAAAGTTATAGTTGTTATTTGCTATCAAGAATCAATTGGAaataatttctttctttttacaaaaataaGGTTCTGAATTCGCCTAGAGCGGCCCAATTGAAATGTGGTAATGGAGTTGCAAATTACATGAGGATGGCTCTACACTAGTTTCCCTTCATAGTATATTGTTTGAAATGTAATCGTGAAACTCTCGGCAGGAGTAGGGGGGTCGTATGCTTCTATGGTTTTCTATAATACACTTATCTTGTTTCACACTTTCTGAGATTACACGGCTTCATTCAATTAGGTATTTCGAGTACCAGGTAATGATGGTGATGCTGAGTTTTCCGAGTTGCCTTGGGCATTAGCCAGACCCCAAAACAAGGCGAATTCTAAATCAGATCCTAGACGAAATGTCAACCTGAAATACCGTGTTGATGAGTTGAATGAACCACCTCCTCGTCTGTCTGGTATTCGTTCCTTACTTCCTCTGCCTGGTGGAGATTTATTAACTGGCGGAACCGATTTGAAGATACGTAGATGGGACCATAGCAGGTAATAAATacgttttttaatgtttttgaatgttatttgttatttttcagaTATATTGCTTACTTTCGTCGTGATTGCAGACCTGAGCGCAGTTACTGTGTGTGTGGGCCAACAATTAAGGGCCTGGGAAATGATGAACTCTATGAAAGCAAATCTAGCTTTGGTGTGCAGGTCGTGCAGGTATTTACCATGTTCTTTATGAATTGCTTTTGAACTGCTTTTCCGCTAATGATGTTTTTGAAGTGTTAGAAAGACTCGGCTTTCTTTGTGTTACTGGAAACTAATTAATCCAATAGGCAAACGATTATGGTTGTGTAGGTCACATTTGTAAAAAGGAAATGTGGCAATAGCCTAGGAGTAGCAAATATTTCAACGTTTAtgctcttctttttttttttttttttttaattttttttttctggtttGCTGGATCACTGCACATTTCCTCAGAGTGTATCATCCCCACGAAGCTGTCTAATAAATCTGGCTCCTTTGGAGCACAACAATACTGCCAGAGCCTTAATCCTATAAGATTGGGGTCAATGGTCGTCCACGTGGaatcttcttctccattcattctGATTTTTTACTATCTGATTTTGTAAGTGTAGATCCTTCATATTCTTTTCCACTCGTGTCTTCAAGTCATCTTCAGTTTTCCGAACTCTAACTTTCTATCTTCGGTCTTTCACAAGCCTAAACCATAAAacaattttctttcattttttcctTTAATATTTGCAACTCCTAAATTGTTTTATAACTTCGTTTGGAATTTCATCTCTCAACATGTGCCCACTCATCTATTGAAGCATTCGCATTTTCATTACTCCAATCTACtatgatcctttctaaaagTCCAACATTTTGATATACCGCTAGTTGTTCGATAAAACTTCCCTTTAATCTTAAGGGTACACCTTGGTTGCACAATTCTCCAATAGCTACTCTCTTTTCAAGAAACTCCGTGAAATTTGTAGGTATATTCTTATTGTGAGTTAAACATTAAGAGGGGGAGAGCGAGAGGGAGAGATCATAATATATGTGGCGCACGACGAAGCAGACATGGTAAAATTATTACCCACCACATTATTCCTTAAAAAAGAGTGATAAGTTCCTTACCCTTGAACCTCCAATTTCTCATCCTTCTAACCTCAAGTCCACAGTTCCATTATCCGTACATAGTTCACTATTCTAAGCATAGTGTGAAAACAAGACCGCATCGCATCACATCGGCCGCATtataaaggttttaaaaacaaACGAACTGATATTTCTCacgtaaaggtgtaaaaacaTTGCGTTTTGGGCCATGTCAAGGAATATCTTATGATTTGACCGACATTTAGACGTTACGATAACCGCATCATTGTTCGTTATCGCGATTCAAACCGTCACCGAGGTTTTTACTATATAATTCCAAGCATATCTTTAATGCATCTCACTATTTGAAGCATGCCGCGAGAAATTTGTAAAGGCTATGTCATTTTAGTTGAGAATTTTTAGCATTGTTGTGATTTGCGATGTTTAATGTTCCTTCCTACAAAAGTGAGTTTCTCTCGTCTTACCTGGGCGCAGGAAATGAGAAAACGACCAACCACTACGAAAATGAGTACAAAAGCAGTTCTTGCAGCAGCTGCTACTGATCCTGCGGGTTGCCATCGTGACTCGGTTCTCTCCCTCGCGTCTGTCAAATTGAACCAGAGATTATTGTTATCAAGCAGTAGAGATGGAGCAATTAAGGTCTGGAAATGAAGGGAATATCATGTTCCTGGTCCTCTTCTACTTTTTATGTGGGTTGTCAACAGGTGAATTT of the Amaranthus tricolor cultivar Red isolate AtriRed21 chromosome 6, ASM2621246v1, whole genome shotgun sequence genome contains:
- the LOC130815839 gene encoding serine/threonine-protein kinase VPS15 isoform X1, with protein sequence MGNKIARTTQASATEYYLHDLPSSYNLVLKEVLGRGRFFKSILCKHDEGLVLVKVYFKRGDQIDLREYEKRLFHIRDTFRSIEHPHVWPFQFWLETDKAAYLLRQFFFNNLHDRLSTRPFLSLIEKKWLAFQLLCAVKQSHEHGICHGDIKCENVLVTSWNWVYLADFASFKPTYIPDDDPSDFSFFFDTGGRRLCYLAPERFYEHGDDMLVTPDASLKPSMDIFAVGCVIAELFLEGHPLFELSQLLAYRRGQYDPTQHLEKIPDPGVRKMILHMIQLNPDERLSAEGYLQSYAGIAFPNYFSPFLHNLYSCLSSLDSDARVVMCQSAFLEIVKQMKTNNFGTETNGGLGITSNDPAIKISQQMVSKQVLSYSKVSSKKEILTRGLANEGIELLGDLSALLRDVDHSNHFSSDKTNQDDTSKIHFLHTQEVYNLQSPNLLQTISDMFKKREHAFLKNITIDDLKSLMSDYDSESDTYRMPFLQLPPDETRCEGMVLIASLLCSCIRNVKFPQLRRCCILLLRYLSIYIDDEDRLQRVLPYVIVMLSDSAAIVRCAALETLCDILPLVREFPLSDAKIFPEYILPMLSTLPDDSEESVRICYASNISKLALTSYGFLVHSIRLSEAGVLDVLSAPQKSLAPSTDNRQALLAYSNKELAHLRKSIAEVVQELVMGPKQTPNIRRALLLDIAGLCCFFGQRQSNDFLLPMLPAFLNDRDEQLRTVFYRQIVYVCFFVGQRSVEEYLSPYIEQALSDTNEGVISHTLDCLTVLCNSGLLRKRLLLEMIEHAFPLLCYPSQWVRRSVASFIAASSESLGAVDSFVFLAPVVRPFLRRQPASLASVKALLSCLKSPVSRQVFYQVLENARGSDMLERQRKIWYNTSQAKQWDAVDLLKQNEELLSLEKWPDSHQVLEDQNVGGLSVDQIETTESDSTEAKLRALSGCIGHASSIIDSRDPLSSEKLQFSGLITPQLSSINSILHENSSENIPLYSFSLDRRGLGNTQAVSDTSLQPSLLGLSSSTTPWLDSVNKPFGMPSSVPSPRLVSGSFSIANGTKQFHRVVHEPESRESDQASYISSKFQDLGISSSSSTKGSSTSVEDAPSSSEVSGSPSVSRSSVLPDSGWKPRGVLVAHLQEHRSAVNDIAVSTDQSFFVSASDDSTVRVWDSRKLEKDISFRSKLTYSLESSRALCITMIRGSAQVVVGACDGSIHLFSVDYISRGLGHVVEKYSGVADVKKKDVGEGAVLSLVNYSADPSSSHLVMYSTQNYGIHLWDTRANTDSWTLKSLPEEGYISTLETDPCGNWFISGSSRGVLTLWDLRFRIPVNTWQYPRTCPIETMCLYVPQPNTPFSSMARPLVYVAAGCNEVSLWNAETGSCHQVFRVPGNDGDAEFSELPWALARPQNKANSKSDPRRNVNLKYRVDELNEPPPRLSGIRSLLPLPGGDLLTGGTDLKIRRWDHSRPERSYCVCGPTIKGLGNDELYESKSSFGVQVVQEMRKRPTTTKMSTKAVLAAAATDPAGCHRDSVLSLASVKLNQRLLLSSSRDGAIKVWK
- the LOC130815839 gene encoding serine/threonine-protein kinase VPS15 isoform X2; translated protein: MKSVSFIFVILSVQLNTPMFGLFSGQFWLETDKAAYLLRQFFFNNLHDRLSTRPFLSLIEKKWLAFQLLCAVKQSHEHGICHGDIKCENVLVTSWNWVYLADFASFKPTYIPDDDPSDFSFFFDTGGRRLCYLAPERFYEHGDDMLVTPDASLKPSMDIFAVGCVIAELFLEGHPLFELSQLLAYRRGQYDPTQHLEKIPDPGVRKMILHMIQLNPDERLSAEGYLQSYAGIAFPNYFSPFLHNLYSCLSSLDSDARVVMCQSAFLEIVKQMKTNNFGTETNGGLGITSNDPAIKISQQMVSKQVLSYSKVSSKKEILTRGLANEGIELLGDLSALLRDVDHSNHFSSDKTNQDDTSKIHFLHTQEVYNLQSPNLLQTISDMFKKREHAFLKNITIDDLKSLMSDYDSESDTYRMPFLQLPPDETRCEGMVLIASLLCSCIRNVKFPQLRRCCILLLRYLSIYIDDEDRLQRVLPYVIVMLSDSAAIVRCAALETLCDILPLVREFPLSDAKIFPEYILPMLSTLPDDSEESVRICYASNISKLALTSYGFLVHSIRLSEAGVLDVLSAPQKSLAPSTDNRQALLAYSNKELAHLRKSIAEVVQELVMGPKQTPNIRRALLLDIAGLCCFFGQRQSNDFLLPMLPAFLNDRDEQLRTVFYRQIVYVCFFVGQRSVEEYLSPYIEQALSDTNEGVISHTLDCLTVLCNSGLLRKRLLLEMIEHAFPLLCYPSQWVRRSVASFIAASSESLGAVDSFVFLAPVVRPFLRRQPASLASVKALLSCLKSPVSRQVFYQVLENARGSDMLERQRKIWYNTSQAKQWDAVDLLKQNEELLSLEKWPDSHQVLEDQNVGGLSVDQIETTESDSTEAKLRALSGCIGHASSIIDSRDPLSSEKLQFSGLITPQLSSINSILHENSSENIPLYSFSLDRRGLGNTQAVSDTSLQPSLLGLSSSTTPWLDSVNKPFGMPSSVPSPRLVSGSFSIANGTKQFHRVVHEPESRESDQASYISSKFQDLGISSSSSTKGSSTSVEDAPSSSEVSGSPSVSRSSVLPDSGWKPRGVLVAHLQEHRSAVNDIAVSTDQSFFVSASDDSTVRVWDSRKLEKDISFRSKLTYSLESSRALCITMIRGSAQVVVGACDGSIHLFSVDYISRGLGHVVEKYSGVADVKKKDVGEGAVLSLVNYSADPSSSHLVMYSTQNYGIHLWDTRANTDSWTLKSLPEEGYISTLETDPCGNWFISGSSRGVLTLWDLRFRIPVNTWQYPRTCPIETMCLYVPQPNTPFSSMARPLVYVAAGCNEVSLWNAETGSCHQVFRVPGNDGDAEFSELPWALARPQNKANSKSDPRRNVNLKYRVDELNEPPPRLSGIRSLLPLPGGDLLTGGTDLKIRRWDHSRPERSYCVCGPTIKGLGNDELYESKSSFGVQVVQEMRKRPTTTKMSTKAVLAAAATDPAGCHRDSVLSLASVKLNQRLLLSSSRDGAIKVWK